One window of the Candidatus Eremiobacteraceae bacterium genome contains the following:
- the gmk gene encoding guanylate kinase translates to MVVSGPSGAGKDSLVDELRRIEPDLAYSVSATTRPAREGEREGVHYFFISRPTFEQMDADGAFIETREYANNLYGTPKQFITEALARGRDIVMKPEVNGALAIKRAFPHAVLVFLTAPSEQELARRLERRRTEGADAISKRLEIAREEARHIGAYEYLIVNDSLPTALAKLHAVLGAERLKTSRLHEKNGSD, encoded by the coding sequence TTGGTCGTCTCCGGCCCATCCGGCGCGGGCAAGGATAGCCTCGTCGACGAGCTGCGGCGCATCGAACCCGACCTTGCGTATTCCGTCTCGGCGACCACCAGGCCCGCGCGCGAAGGAGAGCGCGAGGGTGTCCACTATTTCTTCATCTCGCGGCCCACGTTCGAGCAGATGGATGCGGACGGCGCCTTCATAGAAACGCGCGAATATGCGAACAATCTCTACGGCACGCCGAAACAATTTATCACGGAAGCGCTCGCACGAGGCCGCGACATCGTGATGAAACCGGAAGTGAACGGCGCTCTAGCCATCAAACGCGCATTTCCGCACGCGGTCCTCGTGTTCCTCACCGCGCCGTCGGAACAGGAACTTGCGAGGAGGCTTGAGCGGCGCCGGACGGAAGGCGCCGATGCGATATCGAAGCGGTTGGAGATAGCGCGAGAAGAGGCACGGCACATCGGCGCCTACGAGTACCTCATCGTGAACGACTCGCTTCCCACGGCGCTCGCCAAGCTGCATGCCGTGCTCGGAGCGGAGCGGCTCAAAACGTCTCGGCTGCATGAAAAGAACGGGAGCGACTGA
- the glmS gene encoding glutamine--fructose-6-phosphate transaminase (isomerizing): MCGIVGYIGERDVVGVLLDGLRRLEYRGYDSAGVALVDGDKIVGCKRVGKLGRLEEALGVEPLHGSIGIGHTRWATHGRPSDTNAHPHMDCTGTIAVIHNGIIENFASLRADLVAEGHTFVSETDTEVLAHLLEEELRDHDLVGAVRRTIAVVKGAYALGVLSSDHPDQIVFARNGASPLIVGLGDNEIFVASDIPAILHYTRRQLVIQEGEVVVVTRDGASISTFDGENVEREITHVAWDVRAAEKGGFKHFMLKEIYEQPKVVKDTLAGRIDDEGLVRIPDLGISDEALLKIKKITMFACGTAYHAAAYGMYLIRQLAKLPVELELASEFRYAEPVVERDSLAIAVSQSGETADTLEAVRIARAGGAAVLGVCNRVGSSLSRSANGVLYTHAGPEIGVAATKTFTAQCVAMALFALHLARLRKTVDVPQLAEIGNALRELPALVDQALNVNEDVLPVARRYAKAQTVLFLGRHVNFPIALEGALKLKEISYIHAEGYAAGEMKHGPIALLDENVPCVVIVTRGPVQEKVLSNMAEAKARESRVIAVANADDSAVLETADIVLTVPQTHHLVAPIINVIPLQLLAYHIADRKGCDVDQPRNLAKTVTVE; the protein is encoded by the coding sequence ATGTGCGGCATCGTCGGGTACATCGGAGAGCGTGACGTGGTCGGCGTCCTCTTGGACGGACTGCGTCGCCTCGAGTATCGCGGTTACGATTCCGCCGGCGTTGCGCTCGTCGATGGAGACAAGATCGTCGGCTGCAAGCGCGTGGGCAAGCTCGGCCGGCTCGAGGAGGCGTTGGGTGTCGAACCGCTGCACGGCAGCATCGGCATCGGTCACACGCGTTGGGCAACGCATGGCCGGCCCTCCGATACCAACGCGCACCCGCACATGGATTGCACCGGCACCATCGCGGTGATCCATAACGGCATCATCGAGAATTTCGCGAGCCTGCGCGCCGATCTCGTCGCCGAAGGGCACACGTTCGTCAGCGAGACCGATACCGAAGTGCTGGCGCACCTGCTTGAAGAGGAACTGCGCGATCACGATCTTGTCGGCGCCGTGCGCCGGACCATCGCCGTCGTCAAAGGCGCCTATGCGCTCGGTGTCCTTTCGAGCGATCATCCGGATCAGATCGTCTTCGCGCGCAACGGCGCGTCGCCGCTCATCGTCGGTCTCGGCGACAACGAGATATTCGTCGCGTCGGATATCCCGGCGATTCTCCACTACACGCGCCGGCAACTCGTCATCCAAGAAGGCGAAGTGGTCGTGGTGACACGCGACGGCGCGAGCATCTCGACGTTTGACGGCGAGAATGTCGAGCGCGAAATCACCCACGTCGCTTGGGACGTCCGGGCGGCGGAAAAGGGCGGCTTCAAACACTTCATGCTGAAGGAGATCTACGAGCAGCCGAAGGTCGTGAAGGATACGCTCGCCGGGCGGATCGACGATGAGGGGCTCGTCCGAATCCCAGACCTCGGGATCTCCGACGAGGCGCTCCTCAAGATCAAGAAGATCACGATGTTCGCGTGCGGCACCGCATACCACGCCGCGGCGTACGGGATGTACTTGATCCGTCAGCTCGCGAAACTGCCCGTGGAATTGGAACTCGCGTCGGAATTCCGCTATGCCGAACCGGTGGTCGAGCGTGACAGCCTCGCGATCGCGGTGTCGCAGAGCGGAGAGACTGCCGACACGCTCGAGGCGGTACGCATCGCGCGTGCCGGCGGAGCCGCCGTGCTCGGCGTCTGCAATCGCGTCGGGTCGTCGCTTTCGAGAAGCGCGAACGGCGTGCTCTACACGCACGCCGGCCCCGAGATCGGCGTCGCCGCGACGAAGACGTTCACCGCGCAGTGCGTCGCGATGGCGCTCTTCGCGCTGCATCTGGCTCGCTTGCGCAAGACCGTCGATGTGCCGCAGCTGGCTGAGATCGGCAACGCCCTGCGAGAACTGCCGGCGCTCGTCGACCAGGCGCTCAACGTCAACGAAGACGTGCTTCCGGTGGCGCGGCGCTACGCAAAGGCGCAGACCGTGCTCTTCCTCGGCCGCCACGTCAATTTTCCGATCGCCCTCGAGGGGGCGCTCAAACTCAAGGAGATCTCCTACATCCACGCCGAGGGCTACGCCGCGGGCGAAATGAAACACGGACCGATCGCACTGCTCGATGAGAACGTGCCATGCGTCGTCATCGTCACGCGCGGCCCCGTGCAGGAGAAAGTCTTGAGCAATATGGCCGAAGCGAAAGCACGGGAGAGCCGGGTGATCGCCGTCGCCAACGCGGACGACAGCGCGGTGCTGGAGACCGCGGATATCGTGCTCACGGTGCCGCAGACGCATCACCTCGTCGCGCCGATCATCAACGTCATTCCGCTTCAATTGCTCGCGTACCACATCGCCGATCGCAAAGGCTGCGACGTTGATCAACCGCGCAATCTCGCAAAGACCGTCACGGTCGAATGA
- the rph gene encoding ribonuclease PH: MTSASPSARNSGRRDDELRPVVIETDYLRFASGSALVSFGDTKVLCAAAFEDRVPPFLKGKGVGWVTAEYAMMPQSTAERTARESTKGKVGGRTHEIQRLIGRSLRSVVDTRALGERTITIDCDVIQADGGTRTASVTGAFVALCLALGKARESRILTGWPLVDWLAAVSVGVVDGRPVLDLDYEEDSRAQTDMNVVMTGAGHYVEVQGTAEDRPFTKPDLDRMLALAASGITSLIEAQRGALAPHAIPVFGARAARTGAGG, from the coding sequence ATGACCTCGGCTAGCCCTAGCGCCCGGAACAGCGGCCGCCGCGACGACGAGCTGCGGCCGGTCGTGATCGAGACAGACTACTTACGGTTCGCGTCGGGCTCAGCACTCGTGTCGTTCGGCGACACCAAAGTTCTCTGCGCCGCCGCGTTTGAAGATCGGGTCCCGCCGTTCCTCAAAGGCAAAGGTGTCGGCTGGGTGACGGCCGAGTACGCCATGATGCCGCAGAGCACCGCCGAACGCACCGCACGCGAGTCGACCAAAGGGAAAGTCGGCGGACGGACGCACGAGATCCAGCGGCTCATCGGAAGAAGTCTGAGATCGGTCGTCGACACGCGAGCGCTGGGCGAGCGCACCATCACGATCGATTGCGACGTCATCCAGGCGGACGGCGGCACGCGGACCGCTTCGGTCACGGGCGCGTTCGTCGCGCTCTGTCTCGCGCTTGGGAAAGCCCGCGAATCGCGCATTTTGACCGGCTGGCCGCTCGTCGATTGGCTCGCAGCGGTATCGGTAGGGGTCGTGGATGGGCGCCCGGTCCTCGACTTGGACTACGAGGAGGATTCCCGGGCTCAAACCGATATGAACGTCGTCATGACCGGGGCCGGACACTACGTCGAAGTGCAGGGCACGGCAGAAGACCGTCCTTTCACGAAGCCGGATCTTGATCGCATGCTCGCGCTCGCCGCAAGCGGCATCACGTCGCTCATCGAGGCGCAGCGCGGCGCGCTCGCTCCGCACGCCATTCCGGTTTTCGGCGCTCGCGCGGCGCGGACCGGCGCCGGCGGATGA
- a CDS encoding ABC transporter permease, with protein sequence MSSEAPAQPLPGIGGISRFLSYAGGLTMLLGDAARYIVSMRFRFTEVIHQAYFLGVESAPIIVLTSAFTGMVISLEAAAQAVAYGFATLIGGSVAFGELRELGPILTGIVFAGRAGAAVTAQLGSMVVTEQVEALQSMGVSPAKVLVAPRLLACVLTVPMLTIFADIVGVTAGFLMAQIQVHLPGAIYWRSVQQTVIMSDFTKGLFKAAVFGLIVGLVACYEGLRARGGAEGVGKVTTHAVVTSIILIFAFNFLLSFLIF encoded by the coding sequence GTGAGCAGCGAAGCGCCCGCCCAGCCGCTGCCCGGGATAGGCGGAATCAGCCGCTTCCTTTCATATGCCGGCGGGCTGACGATGCTCCTCGGCGATGCGGCGCGCTATATCGTCTCCATGCGCTTTCGATTCACCGAGGTCATTCACCAGGCATACTTTTTGGGTGTGGAGTCGGCGCCGATCATCGTCCTCACATCGGCGTTCACGGGCATGGTGATCTCGCTTGAAGCGGCGGCTCAAGCGGTGGCATACGGATTCGCGACGCTTATCGGCGGAAGCGTCGCATTCGGCGAACTTCGCGAACTCGGCCCGATCCTCACAGGCATCGTCTTCGCCGGGCGCGCGGGCGCCGCGGTCACCGCACAACTCGGATCGATGGTGGTGACCGAACAAGTCGAAGCGCTGCAATCAATGGGTGTTAGTCCGGCGAAAGTTCTCGTGGCTCCACGTCTGTTGGCGTGCGTTCTCACGGTCCCGATGCTCACGATCTTCGCCGATATCGTCGGCGTCACGGCGGGATTTCTGATGGCGCAGATCCAGGTTCACTTGCCCGGCGCCATCTATTGGAGATCCGTGCAGCAGACCGTCATCATGAGCGATTTCACGAAGGGTCTCTTCAAGGCGGCCGTGTTCGGTCTCATCGTGGGTCTCGTGGCCTGTTACGAAGGTCTGCGTGCGCGCGGCGGCGCCGAAGGCGTCGGCAAAGTCACGACGCACGCGGTCGTGACCTCGATCATCCTGATCTTCGCGTTTAACTTCTTGCTGTCGTTCTTGATATTCTGA
- a CDS encoding ATP-binding cassette domain-containing protein, with product MLDEHVAGHRDVQPERPPDDVAIRLQCVELRYGPKIVLSDCSMDCRRGEITCVIGLSGAGKSTILRVINGLRHASRGHVFVNGEETTDLPDRDLNEIRKKMGFGFQYSALFDSLTVGENVAYPLWEHTSLNPAQIRERVEKTLETLGLEGVDKRMPSELSGGMQKRVGFARAVVNDPEIILFDEPTTGLDPIMTHVITETIQNIQKRLKATCVVVSHDMPSVYRLADNIAMLFEGTIIENGPVQQIKASRNPIVQQFLEGSEDGPIPL from the coding sequence ATGCTCGACGAACACGTCGCCGGTCATCGCGATGTCCAACCGGAACGGCCGCCGGACGATGTCGCGATCCGGCTGCAGTGCGTCGAACTGCGCTACGGGCCGAAGATCGTGCTTTCGGATTGCAGCATGGATTGCCGGCGCGGTGAGATCACCTGCGTGATCGGGCTCTCCGGCGCGGGCAAATCCACGATTCTCCGGGTGATCAACGGACTTCGCCACGCATCTCGGGGCCATGTCTTCGTCAACGGTGAGGAGACGACGGATCTCCCCGATAGAGATCTCAATGAGATCCGCAAGAAGATGGGATTCGGGTTTCAGTATTCCGCTCTCTTCGACTCGCTCACGGTCGGCGAAAACGTGGCGTACCCGCTGTGGGAACACACGTCGTTGAATCCAGCACAGATCCGCGAACGCGTGGAGAAGACCCTCGAAACGCTCGGCCTGGAGGGGGTAGACAAGCGCATGCCTTCCGAACTGTCGGGCGGCATGCAGAAGCGTGTGGGCTTTGCGCGCGCCGTGGTCAACGATCCGGAGATCATCCTGTTCGACGAGCCCACCACGGGGCTCGACCCCATCATGACCCATGTCATAACGGAGACGATTCAGAACATTCAGAAGCGATTGAAGGCGACGTGCGTGGTCGTCTCGCACGACATGCCATCGGTCTACCGGCTCGCGGACAATATCGCGATGCTCTTCGAGGGGACGATCATCGAAAACGGCCCGGTCCAGCAGATCAAAGCCTCGCGCAATCCCATCGTGCAGCAGTTCTTGGAAGGCAGCGAAGATGGCCCGATTCCGCTTTAG
- a CDS encoding MlaD family protein produces MSSQVKVGLFTLFALAGIVAVYYMLSNFQHTGYQMAVHFQNTNGLQIGSAVQLAGVDVGAVTDIQLLPDQTAAVICNVNDKNTIYRESQFVITTTLTGQSSVQIYPPKNLADATPLPHRILPEEQMPNGTLPPSLADLASAGQARLKELDVTLAVVNRELPRIVRTFNELALHSDALVIHTDATLQQLAGELNATIAQVDQVIAVGGQNLVGVSQDVRGLVASNRTQLNEMIRNLAATSASAQQSMKALAEITSDPSLKKSLLSTAANVADATAQLKAIAGDIHSITGDPRVQSNLRGAVGNLATAIARADDLLGNFSAAQPGGEGPPRQGLPAPLGSPGPNASPGPNGPALPPQLMRRRGGGFVLATAQVRETWSNAGGGPASDVAITLLPRLPMHATIGADDLGYSTKYDLLIDSARSSGLTLSGGILYSTLGFKAVVDPNGLLGIDARVYDPKHPKFDLYGQVRLSQRLQLFYGERNIFFGNGTRTPSFGLQVKT; encoded by the coding sequence GTGTCCAGTCAGGTCAAGGTTGGGCTTTTCACGCTTTTCGCGCTGGCGGGCATCGTGGCGGTCTACTACATGCTCTCGAACTTCCAGCATACAGGTTATCAGATGGCGGTCCATTTTCAGAACACCAACGGCCTGCAGATCGGATCCGCCGTACAGCTTGCCGGCGTCGACGTAGGCGCCGTCACGGATATCCAGTTGCTGCCGGATCAAACGGCGGCTGTGATCTGCAACGTCAACGATAAGAACACCATCTATCGCGAATCGCAGTTCGTCATCACGACGACGCTCACCGGGCAGTCGTCGGTGCAGATCTATCCGCCGAAGAACCTTGCCGATGCAACTCCTCTGCCGCACCGGATCCTTCCCGAAGAGCAGATGCCAAACGGAACCCTCCCGCCGTCGCTCGCCGACCTCGCGAGCGCCGGACAGGCGAGGCTCAAAGAACTCGACGTGACGCTCGCGGTCGTCAATCGCGAACTGCCGCGGATCGTTCGGACGTTCAACGAACTTGCGCTGCACAGCGATGCCCTCGTCATCCATACCGACGCCACGCTGCAGCAGCTGGCCGGAGAGCTGAACGCGACCATCGCCCAGGTCGATCAAGTGATCGCGGTAGGCGGTCAGAACCTCGTCGGTGTCTCGCAGGATGTGCGCGGACTTGTCGCCTCAAATCGCACCCAGCTCAATGAGATGATCCGCAACCTCGCGGCGACCTCTGCGAGCGCGCAGCAGAGCATGAAGGCGCTGGCGGAGATCACGTCCGATCCGTCGCTGAAGAAGAGCCTGCTTTCCACCGCGGCGAACGTCGCCGACGCGACGGCCCAGCTCAAGGCGATCGCCGGCGATATCCACAGCATCACGGGCGATCCGAGGGTTCAGTCGAATCTGAGGGGCGCCGTTGGAAATCTCGCCACGGCTATCGCCCGCGCCGACGATTTGCTCGGCAATTTCTCCGCCGCACAACCTGGAGGAGAAGGGCCGCCTCGCCAAGGCCTTCCCGCTCCGCTCGGCTCGCCGGGGCCGAACGCGTCGCCGGGTCCGAACGGACCGGCGTTGCCGCCGCAACTCATGCGGCGCCGCGGCGGCGGCTTCGTGTTGGCGACGGCGCAGGTGCGCGAGACGTGGAGCAACGCCGGCGGCGGCCCCGCGAGCGACGTCGCGATCACCCTCCTGCCGCGTCTGCCGATGCACGCGACGATCGGCGCGGACGATCTCGGCTATTCGACCAAGTACGACCTTTTGATCGATTCGGCGAGGTCCTCCGGCCTGACCTTATCCGGCGGCATCCTCTACTCGACGCTCGGCTTCAAAGCAGTCGTCGATCCGAACGGACTATTGGGCATCGATGCGCGTGTGTACGACCCGAAGCACCCGAAATTCGATCTCTACGGTCAAGTCCGTTTGAGCCAGCGCCTGCAGCTCTTCTACGGTGAACGGAACATCTTCTTCGGGAACGGTACGCGCACGCCGTCGTTCGGGCTCCAGGTGAAGACCTAG
- a CDS encoding BlaI/MecI/CopY family transcriptional regulator: MARKKSGTLTEAEVRLMDILWEKGEATVGDVVDALPVRQTLAYNTVLTTMRILEQKGYVKHHESGRAFVYSPIVDRSAAQRSAVKQLVSRFFQNSPGLLALNVLENEKLDAVEVDRLKRLIKASEAR; encoded by the coding sequence ATGGCGCGCAAAAAATCGGGCACGCTCACTGAGGCGGAGGTTCGCCTCATGGACATATTGTGGGAGAAGGGCGAAGCGACGGTCGGCGACGTCGTCGACGCGCTGCCGGTGCGACAGACGCTCGCCTACAACACCGTTCTCACGACGATGCGTATCTTGGAGCAGAAGGGATACGTCAAGCATCACGAGTCCGGTCGCGCTTTTGTCTACTCGCCGATCGTCGACCGCTCCGCGGCGCAGCGCAGCGCAGTCAAGCAGCTCGTCTCGCGCTTTTTCCAGAACTCACCCGGTCTGCTCGCACTCAACGTGCTGGAGAATGAGAAGCTCGACGCGGTGGAGGTTGACCGCCTAAAGCGGCTCATCAAAGCTAGCGAGGCGCGCTGA
- a CDS encoding M56 family metallopeptidase has translation MIGPSLAVAEAIARQSAVSLLAGIVYALPVALFAWGAVRLLPRANAATRYGIWSAALIAIALLDPLPGHRFSLFAMATAMPAAPSATTALFSVPADWALALFVVWYALATVFIVRLIIGHMKLQRIKDRATPLPVRYQMKLTAWLSGAEKRRIPRLLVSQDIETPLAIGLLHPAIVMPEHLIGELSDDEIDQICLHELAHLQRGDDWTNLAQKAAEALLFFSPAVHLIAREMSVEREIACDDWVVAVTGRARPYATCLARLAEIASLKRPLHLPSLGAFVTRKQIFIRVERLLHRAHFVPPGIAVGASWAACAVLLAVLAGEAQLAPIVAVAPQALAAAAPSATATHASTETAFAPPALKQRHESAKPGHLVNYACLLFRARAHRIAHATTHSVVGSIRAHSKAVTSTLADALAHLQAANAAGVTSGGAIGRNARALRARGLDGASAHVN, from the coding sequence ATGATCGGGCCGAGTCTCGCGGTCGCCGAGGCGATCGCAAGGCAAAGCGCGGTTTCACTGCTGGCCGGCATCGTCTACGCTTTGCCGGTCGCCTTATTCGCGTGGGGCGCCGTGAGACTGTTGCCGCGAGCCAACGCAGCGACCCGCTACGGCATCTGGTCGGCCGCTCTTATCGCCATCGCGCTGTTGGATCCGCTTCCCGGCCACCGCTTCTCCTTATTCGCAATGGCGACGGCGATGCCCGCGGCTCCATCCGCGACGACAGCGTTGTTTTCGGTGCCGGCCGATTGGGCGCTCGCGCTCTTTGTGGTTTGGTATGCGCTGGCAACGGTGTTTATCGTCCGGTTGATCATCGGACACATGAAACTGCAGCGGATAAAGGACCGGGCGACGCCTCTTCCGGTGCGCTACCAGATGAAGCTCACCGCATGGCTTAGCGGGGCTGAAAAACGACGCATACCACGCCTGCTCGTTTCGCAAGATATCGAAACGCCGCTCGCGATCGGTCTGCTCCACCCAGCGATCGTGATGCCGGAACATCTCATCGGAGAGCTGAGCGACGACGAGATCGATCAGATCTGTCTTCACGAACTCGCGCACCTGCAGCGCGGTGATGACTGGACGAACCTCGCGCAAAAGGCCGCTGAAGCGCTGCTTTTCTTCAGTCCAGCCGTGCACCTCATCGCCCGCGAGATGAGCGTCGAGCGTGAAATCGCATGCGACGACTGGGTGGTTGCCGTGACCGGTCGCGCGCGGCCTTACGCGACGTGTCTCGCGCGGCTCGCCGAGATCGCATCGCTGAAGCGTCCGCTCCATCTGCCATCGCTCGGAGCCTTTGTCACCCGGAAGCAGATCTTCATTCGCGTCGAGCGCCTGCTGCATCGTGCGCACTTCGTGCCTCCTGGGATCGCGGTCGGTGCCAGTTGGGCTGCCTGCGCGGTTCTGCTCGCGGTGCTGGCGGGAGAAGCGCAACTCGCACCGATCGTTGCGGTCGCGCCGCAAGCGCTCGCTGCTGCGGCACCTTCGGCGACAGCAACGCACGCCTCGACCGAGACGGCGTTCGCTCCGCCGGCGCTCAAACAGCGGCACGAATCCGCGAAACCGGGCCATTTGGTCAACTACGCCTGCCTCTTGTTCCGCGCTCGTGCGCACCGAATCGCGCACGCGACGACGCACAGCGTCGTGGGTTCGATCAGAGCGCATTCGAAGGCGGTCACGTCGACGCTAGCCGACGCCCTCGCGCACTTGCAAGCGGCGAACGCCGCCGGAGTAACCTCAGGCGGCGCTATCGGACGGAATGCCCGCGCGCTGCGCGCCCGCGGTTTAGACGGGGCGTCAGCGCACGTGAACTAA
- a CDS encoding tRNA-binding protein yields MIATKPTIGYSDFEKVDIRIGRITAVEDFPKARKASFKLTIDFGLDVGVRRSSAQITARYTKEELVGKIVAAVVNFPAKRIADFESEVLVLGAADEEFEVILLSTDRRVPLGAKIF; encoded by the coding sequence ATGATTGCGACAAAGCCGACCATCGGATACTCCGACTTCGAAAAGGTCGACATTCGGATCGGCCGCATCACTGCGGTCGAGGATTTCCCCAAAGCGCGCAAAGCGTCTTTTAAACTCACGATAGATTTTGGGCTGGACGTCGGTGTTCGTCGATCGAGCGCGCAGATCACCGCGCGCTACACAAAGGAGGAACTCGTCGGCAAGATCGTCGCCGCCGTTGTCAACTTCCCAGCCAAACGGATAGCCGACTTCGAAAGCGAGGTTCTCGTCCTGGGTGCTGCCGACGAGGAATTCGAGGTGATTCTCCTGTCAACAGACCGACGGGTGCCTTTGGGAGCGAAAATATTCTAA
- a CDS encoding prolyl oligopeptidase family serine peptidase, with protein sequence MRRLAIALGVILAAAAVKPASAVPARQFTMEAILSAPFVDNLTASSDGNAIAWTVDERGLRNIYFNASGSTRRISSYFSDDGQVLSNLSILPDDSGVAYVRGTDPNGQGEIANPATLATPPTQDVWLLDLEGGKPVHVGLGGQPAVSPHGDSIAWVSHGQMWLARIQRQGAMLRVAAAAQAFTIRGSVRGLRWSPSAQLIAFVNDRGDHSFVAIYDVRRRAISYASPGFNSDDNPEWSPDGSSLAFVRMPGLREDNSDYFLGPEAPWSIWVTRNDGSGGRAVWTANTGAGWQFYPLDDNSQLFWSRDSQIAFPWEGDGWRHLYAVPVSGGQARLLTPGQFEVESVTQRAGNGVLTYATNEGDIDRRHLWQVAFDGSAPQALTSGTDDQWAPAPIRENGLAFVNAGFRYPTAVEEEEAPLGSARSLGGAPVPSDYPAADLVQPQLVTFHAPDGLLIHAQLFVPNDGLAVHPAIVFDHGGSERQMLPGFHYLEFYSNLYESNQFYANHGCVVLSINYRSGIMYGHDFRMAPHAGAQGASEYQDVVAGARFLQTRTDVDPKRMGIYGLSYGGYLTALGLARNSDIFKVGADFAGVHNWATWIDWNDGHQVGTPEQRQLAYDSSPIASLASWRSPVFLSQGDDDRNVAFSQGLDLAQRLRAQGVEVEQLVIPNETHEESLLFAHMLQLYNASSAFMLAHLR encoded by the coding sequence ATGCGAAGACTCGCCATCGCGCTCGGAGTGATTTTGGCCGCGGCCGCAGTGAAGCCCGCCTCGGCAGTGCCCGCGCGTCAGTTCACGATGGAGGCGATTCTTTCGGCGCCCTTCGTCGACAATCTCACCGCTTCATCCGACGGCAATGCGATCGCATGGACGGTAGACGAGCGCGGACTGCGGAACATCTATTTCAACGCTTCGGGGTCCACGCGCCGGATCAGCTCGTACTTCAGCGACGATGGGCAGGTGCTCAGCAACCTGTCGATTCTGCCGGATGACAGCGGCGTTGCTTACGTGCGCGGTACCGATCCGAACGGCCAAGGCGAGATCGCCAACCCGGCCACGCTCGCCACGCCGCCCACCCAAGACGTCTGGCTGCTGGATCTCGAGGGGGGAAAACCCGTTCACGTGGGTCTGGGCGGCCAACCTGCGGTTTCGCCGCACGGCGACAGCATCGCGTGGGTGAGTCATGGCCAGATGTGGCTGGCACGTATCCAGCGACAGGGGGCGATGCTGCGCGTCGCCGCCGCTGCTCAAGCATTTACGATTCGCGGCAGCGTGCGGGGCTTGCGTTGGTCTCCCAGCGCGCAGCTGATAGCCTTCGTGAACGACCGCGGCGACCACTCGTTCGTTGCCATCTACGACGTCCGACGGCGCGCGATTTCGTACGCCTCACCGGGATTCAACTCAGACGATAACCCGGAATGGTCGCCCGACGGATCTTCTCTGGCCTTTGTCCGCATGCCGGGTCTTCGCGAAGACAATTCGGACTATTTTCTCGGCCCCGAAGCGCCGTGGTCGATCTGGGTCACTCGGAATGACGGCTCCGGCGGGCGGGCGGTTTGGACGGCTAACACAGGAGCCGGCTGGCAGTTCTACCCTCTCGACGACAATTCGCAATTGTTCTGGTCGCGCGACAGTCAAATAGCTTTTCCCTGGGAGGGCGATGGCTGGCGTCATCTCTACGCGGTTCCGGTTTCGGGCGGTCAGGCGCGTCTGCTCACTCCAGGTCAGTTCGAAGTAGAGTCGGTGACCCAGAGGGCGGGAAACGGCGTGCTTACCTACGCGACGAACGAGGGCGACATCGACCGTCGCCATCTATGGCAAGTGGCATTTGACGGGTCTGCTCCGCAAGCGCTGACATCGGGCACAGATGACCAGTGGGCGCCCGCTCCGATACGCGAAAACGGGCTGGCCTTCGTCAACGCCGGATTCCGATATCCGACCGCGGTAGAAGAAGAAGAAGCACCGCTCGGTTCAGCCCGATCGCTCGGCGGGGCTCCGGTCCCAAGCGACTATCCTGCGGCGGACCTCGTTCAGCCGCAGCTCGTCACGTTTCACGCGCCAGACGGGCTGCTGATCCACGCGCAGCTCTTCGTGCCGAACGACGGCTTGGCCGTACATCCCGCGATCGTCTTCGATCACGGCGGCTCCGAGCGCCAGATGTTGCCCGGTTTTCACTACCTAGAATTTTACAGCAACCTTTACGAATCAAACCAGTTTTACGCCAATCATGGCTGCGTCGTGCTTTCGATCAATTACCGCAGCGGCATCATGTACGGACACGATTTCCGCATGGCCCCGCACGCCGGCGCGCAAGGGGCCTCCGAGTACCAGGACGTCGTCGCAGGCGCGAGGTTCCTTCAGACGAGAACCGACGTCGATCCTAAACGGATGGGAATCTATGGACTCTCCTACGGCGGCTATCTCACAGCGCTCGGGCTCGCGCGCAATTCGGACATCTTCAAAGTCGGTGCGGATTTCGCGGGCGTGCACAACTGGGCCACTTGGATCGACTGGAACGATGGTCATCAGGTCGGCACGCCCGAACAGCGGCAGCTCGCGTACGATAGCTCCCCTATCGCGTCGCTCGCGTCGTGGCGCTCGCCGGTCTTTCTCTCGCAGGGCGATGACGATCGCAACGTCGCGTTCTCGCAAGGTCTGGATCTGGCGCAGCGGCTCCGCGCGCAGGGCGTGGAAGTCGAACAGCTCGTGATCCCAAACGAGACGCACGAGGAGAGCCTTCTGTTCGCGCACATGCTACAGCTCTACAACGCGTCCTCCGCGTTCATGCTCGCTCACTTGCGGTAG